In the genome of Triticum urartu cultivar G1812 chromosome 5, Tu2.1, whole genome shotgun sequence, one region contains:
- the LOC125556329 gene encoding protein RADIALIS-like 3, giving the protein MSSGSRSSSRGGANAEWSKKENKLFEDALAYYGEGTPDRWLKVSRAMSGTKTADEVRRHYEILDGDIKLIESGRVPFPKYNTQGAWN; this is encoded by the coding sequence ATGTCTTCTGGGTCGCGGAGCTCATCCCGCGGCGGCGCCAACGCGGAGTGGAGCAAGAAAGAGAATAAGCTGTTCGAGGATGCACTCGCCTACTACGGCGAGGGCACGCCCGACCGCTGGCTCAAGGTGTCCCGCGCCATGAGCGGGACCAAGACGGCCGACGAGGTGCGCCGCCACTACGAGATCCTCGACGGCGACATCAAGCTGATCGAGTCCGGCAGGGTCCCGTTCCCCAAGTATAATACCCAGGGGGCCTGGAACTGA
- the LOC125556330 gene encoding protein RADIALIS-like 3, which translates to MSSGSSSSSLGGANAEWSKKENKLFEDALAYYGEGTPDRWLKVSRAMGGTRTADEVRRHYEILDGDIKLIESGRVPFPNYNTQGAWN; encoded by the coding sequence ATGTCTTCTGGGTCGAGCAGCTCATCCCTCGGCGGCGCCAACGCGGAGTGGAGCAAGAAGGAGAACAAGCTGTTCGAGGATGCACTCGCCTACTACGGCGAGGGCACGCCCGACCGCTGGCTCAAGGTGTCCCGCGCCATGGGCGGGACCAGGACGGCCGACGAGGTGCGCCGCCACTATGAGATCCTTGACGGCGACATCAAGCTGATCGAGTCCGGCAGGGTTCCTTTCCCCAACTACAACACCCAGGGGGCTTGGAACTGA